The Sphingorhabdus lutea genome segment AATTGCGGAAAATTTTCGGCATATAGATGGGAAATTTTCACAAAAATGCTTAACCGCTTATTTTACGAAGCGACACGGCATTGATGCAATATCGCAGACCCGATGGCGGCGGCCCATCGGGAAAAACATGGCCCAAATGCGCATCGCACACATTGCACCGTGCCTCTATACGCTGCATCCCGTGGGAAAAATCACCATGATAGGAAACAACATTTTCAGCAATAGGATCGCCAAAGCTGGGCCAGCCAGTGCCGCTTTCAAATTTGCTTTGGCTGTCAAATAAATGGGTGTCGCAACAAATACAGGCATAAATTCCCGGTTCAAATAATGAACACATGCCGTCGCTAAATGGTCGTTCCGTGCCATGTTGGCGGGTCACAAAATATGCCTCTTCGCTTAACAATTCGCGCCACTCTGCATCGCTTTTTTGCACGCGCCTTGGCGGTGTTAAATTTTCACCTTGTGCAATTTCGACAATTTTGTTCCAAGCATTCATATCAATTTATCTAACTTAATATCTATATTATTCCTATTCTGGAGAGGGAAATACCGAAAAATCCAGCTTCCCCTGCGCATTCTTACCATCCGTCGTTGCCGCATCCTTATCGGCTGATTTGTCCTCGATAATCGCCAATATACCAGATGAGCGGCCATCGCGCACGGCATATTCACGCGCCGAAAGTCCGGTCACCGAATCGGTGCGGTCGGGATTGGCCCCTTTATTAAGCAATAATGTCACCAATTCTTTATTTCGCAATTGCACCGCGCGCATTAACGCGGTTTCGCCGCCGCGATTGGTACCATCGACATCGGCCTTATACCGGATTAACCAATCCACCGCCTCTGCATTGCCATATTGCGTGGCCAACATTAACGGCAACATTCCCTCTTTATCGGCAATATTGGGGTTTGCTCCCTTTTGTAATAAAAAACCAACCCATGTGCTATTATTGGATTCCACCACAATATGTAATGCGGTGCGGCCCGTATTACGTTCTTTGGTGTTTATAATTACCGTGCCGGGCTCGCTTAACATTTCATTGACTTTGGTGCCGTCAAATTCTTTTACCGCTTTTAAAAATAAATAACTGTCTGAAAAATTTTGCGCCATGGCCGGTGGGGCAATATGAACAAATGGCACTGCAGAAACAGCACAAAGCAAGGCCGCAGCCATTATGCCATTTTTCAAATTTTTGCCTTTATTGGGCTGGAATTTTTGGTCATTGTTTATGGACTTCTTGGCCTGCTTCATGAATATGCCTCATTAAATGCGAATTATGTTTGATTCCCCCTTAGCAAAAATTGGATAGACCTGTCATGAACAAACAAAAATTTCTTCTTACCGCTTTGTCATTATCATTGGCCGCGCCTTTTATCACCTCTTGCGGTGAAGGAACAATGGCGGATGAAAAACAAGCAATGGAAAGCAGCATTGCGGGAGCAAAAATTGGCGGAGCGTTCACTTTAACCAATCAAGATGGCGGTAAAACCAGCTATAGCGATTTTGATGGCAAATATCGGTTAATTTATTTTGGCTATACTAATTGCCCCGATATTTGTTCGCCTGACACGCAAAATTTAATGGCCGGCCTTAAAA includes the following:
- the msrB gene encoding peptide-methionine (R)-S-oxide reductase MsrB; this translates as MNAWNKIVEIAQGENLTPPRRVQKSDAEWRELLSEEAYFVTRQHGTERPFSDGMCSLFEPGIYACICCDTHLFDSQSKFESGTGWPSFGDPIAENVVSYHGDFSHGMQRIEARCNVCDAHLGHVFPDGPPPSGLRYCINAVSLRKISG
- a CDS encoding ankyrin repeat domain-containing protein, encoding MKQAKKSINNDQKFQPNKGKNLKNGIMAAALLCAVSAVPFVHIAPPAMAQNFSDSYLFLKAVKEFDGTKVNEMLSEPGTVIINTKERNTGRTALHIVVESNNSTWVGFLLQKGANPNIADKEGMLPLMLATQYGNAEAVDWLIRYKADVDGTNRGGETALMRAVQLRNKELVTLLLNKGANPDRTDSVTGLSAREYAVRDGRSSGILAIIEDKSADKDAATTDGKNAQGKLDFSVFPSPE